A window from Pirellulales bacterium encodes these proteins:
- a CDS encoding polymorphic toxin-type HINT domain-containing protein produces MRWRLLAVCAVLVGSFTFALGWHGTAVARAPRALSAAEQSAAQSLRKALAAEAEGNLDQRATYLREALDAAPDYDPVHWQLGELRVDGTWLPAEAAARLLTSEGKLSRYRDARDAAGESAVEQILLARWCAREGLLPQERLHLSKALEKEPTKTQTREIMSRLGLVRYDDMLMPVTQAESRKQQARQAEVALQSWKVRLGRWRDDLESKYPVRRASGEQKLTAVRDPAAAGPIEKMFGEADRPLALIAVRTLAAINDARSTEALARLALNSRDEQVRTAAAEALRDRDIFGYAPQMLDKVKWLVEVRSESTTDASGGLRQRLSLFREGRLANELLVLNHIERPQNAADMGQDSMQGRTSTVVAVKPDMNDFLKSAQEDRRLADEALKENEESERNNERVTIALRLATNNPDLRNEPKELWDWWDNYNEMHYAQDKPTYESLRNVTLQTFRTHSSCFVPGTKVWTNTGTVAIEKVQAGDFVLAQNVETGELAYKPVSATTFGSPLPLVEIRAGGEQIRCTFGHLFWVSGSGWQMAKELKVGQLLYTARGPLTIDAVEKSGAARCHNLIVPDFNTYFVTDQQILVHDINLRGPTTATVPGLVQK; encoded by the coding sequence ATGCGCTGGCGTCTTCTAGCGGTATGCGCCGTATTGGTCGGATCGTTTACGTTCGCGCTGGGTTGGCACGGCACGGCCGTGGCTCGCGCGCCGCGGGCATTGTCCGCGGCAGAACAGTCGGCGGCACAATCTTTGCGCAAGGCGCTCGCGGCCGAGGCGGAGGGGAACCTTGACCAACGCGCCACTTATCTACGCGAGGCGCTCGATGCCGCGCCCGATTATGATCCCGTGCATTGGCAACTGGGGGAACTGCGAGTCGACGGAACATGGCTTCCGGCCGAAGCGGCTGCGCGGTTGCTGACTAGCGAAGGCAAGTTGTCCCGTTATCGCGATGCGCGCGACGCAGCCGGGGAATCGGCGGTCGAGCAAATTCTTCTGGCGCGTTGGTGCGCCCGCGAAGGACTTCTGCCCCAGGAGCGGTTGCATCTGTCCAAGGCCTTGGAAAAAGAGCCCACTAAGACGCAAACCCGCGAAATCATGTCGCGACTGGGGCTGGTGCGATACGACGACATGCTGATGCCGGTCACTCAGGCTGAATCGCGCAAACAACAGGCGCGGCAGGCCGAAGTCGCCTTGCAAAGCTGGAAAGTTCGGCTGGGCCGATGGCGCGACGATCTAGAGTCGAAATATCCAGTACGTCGCGCGTCCGGGGAGCAGAAGCTAACCGCCGTCCGCGACCCCGCGGCGGCCGGTCCCATCGAAAAAATGTTTGGCGAAGCCGACCGGCCCCTGGCATTAATCGCGGTGCGCACGCTGGCGGCGATTAACGATGCGCGGTCGACCGAGGCACTTGCGCGTCTGGCGCTGAATTCGCGCGACGAACAGGTCCGCACGGCAGCGGCAGAGGCATTGCGAGATCGTGACATTTTCGGCTATGCACCGCAAATGCTCGATAAGGTGAAGTGGCTGGTCGAAGTGCGCTCCGAATCAACGACCGACGCCAGCGGCGGACTGCGCCAGCGGCTATCGCTGTTTCGCGAAGGCCGACTCGCCAACGAGTTGCTCGTCTTGAATCATATCGAGCGCCCGCAGAACGCGGCCGATATGGGCCAGGATTCGATGCAAGGTCGGACATCAACGGTCGTTGCCGTTAAACCCGACATGAACGATTTCCTGAAAAGCGCCCAAGAGGATCGGCGCCTGGCTGACGAGGCCCTCAAAGAGAACGAAGAGTCCGAGCGGAACAACGAGCGCGTAACCATCGCCCTGCGATTGGCGACAAACAATCCCGACCTGCGCAACGAGCCCAAAGAGTTGTGGGATTGGTGGGACAACTACAACGAGATGCATTACGCGCAGGACAAGCCGACCTACGAGTCGCTACGCAATGTAACATTGCAAACGTTTCGTACCCATAGTAGCTGCTTTGTGCCTGGCACCAAGGTTTGGACCAACACGGGCACGGTAGCGATCGAAAAGGTTCAAGCGGGCGACTTTGTGTTGGCCCAGAATGTCGAGACGGGGGAGTTGGCCTACAAGCCGGTATCTGCCACGACTTTCGGCTCGCCTTTGCCATTGGTCGAAATCCGCGCCGGAGGCGAACAGATTCGCTGCACGTTCGGCCACTTGTTTTGGGTATCGGGCAGCGGCTGGCAAATGGCCAAGGAGTTGAAGGTGGGCCAATTGCTGTATACGGCCCGGGGACCATTGACGATCGACGCGGTGGAAAAAAGCGGCGCGGCCCGCTGTCACAATTTGATCGTGCCGGACTTCAACACGTACTTTGTGACGGACCAGCAGATACTGGTGCATGACATCAATCTCCGCGGTCCGACCACGGCCACGGTGCCGGGCTTGGTGCAAAAATAG